Proteins co-encoded in one Halorussus lipolyticus genomic window:
- a CDS encoding tRNA(Ile)(2)-agmatinylcytidine synthase, producing the protein MTVLGVDDTDSRERGMCTTYLTARIADRMAEEATVERLLLVRLNPAVEHKTRGNAALAVHTDADPERTFEIAREEISAVAETDDPRTNPGLVVAPGDPEDVPESVAEFAREAVRDLHSVEDAEAIIEDAGYRSAGWKMGRGKIGALAAVGAWSAFGGQAAVGKSEAVAGDDSCGVVPADWTYECISYREPERVGTPREVDAESVFEAANAAYPEAWDTVDRETGELVCVPHTPGPILHGVRGDDPEVVRRVAEAIESEPVERRVVFVTNQGTDAHLRDGLLAEVEDGRAYRVTGTVAEEPENRRGGHVFFSLEDAGERLQCAAFEPTKRFRDRVRDLRVGDRITACGEVSDGTLKLEKFAVRDLNRTELVTPDCPDCGRSMESAGANQGYRCRDCKTSAPGKVERTVEREVEIGWYEVPPEARRHIAKPLIRGGFDAPIHPEK; encoded by the coding sequence GTGACGGTACTCGGCGTGGACGACACCGACTCGCGGGAGCGAGGGATGTGTACGACCTACCTCACAGCCAGAATCGCCGACCGGATGGCCGAGGAGGCCACCGTCGAGCGACTGCTCCTCGTGCGACTCAACCCGGCGGTCGAACACAAGACCCGAGGCAACGCCGCGCTCGCGGTCCACACCGACGCCGACCCCGAGAGGACCTTCGAAATCGCCCGCGAGGAGATTTCCGCGGTCGCCGAGACCGACGACCCCCGGACCAACCCCGGACTGGTCGTCGCGCCGGGCGACCCCGAGGACGTGCCCGAATCGGTCGCCGAGTTCGCCCGCGAGGCCGTCAGAGACCTCCACTCGGTCGAGGACGCCGAGGCAATCATCGAGGACGCCGGCTATCGGAGCGCAGGGTGGAAGATGGGCAGGGGAAAAATCGGCGCGCTGGCGGCGGTCGGCGCGTGGAGCGCATTTGGCGGGCAAGCGGCGGTCGGCAAGAGCGAAGCGGTCGCCGGGGACGACTCCTGCGGGGTCGTCCCTGCCGACTGGACCTACGAGTGCATCTCCTACCGGGAACCCGAGCGCGTCGGCACGCCCCGCGAGGTAGACGCCGAATCGGTCTTCGAGGCCGCGAACGCCGCCTATCCCGAGGCGTGGGACACCGTGGACCGCGAAACGGGGGAACTGGTCTGCGTCCCGCACACCCCCGGTCCGATTCTCCACGGCGTCCGGGGCGACGACCCCGAAGTGGTCAGACGGGTCGCCGAGGCCATCGAGAGCGAACCGGTCGAGCGCCGGGTCGTCTTCGTGACGAATCAGGGCACCGACGCCCACCTCCGAGATGGACTCCTCGCCGAGGTCGAGGACGGCCGGGCCTACCGCGTCACCGGAACAGTCGCCGAGGAGCCAGAAAATCGACGCGGCGGACACGTCTTCTTCTCGCTGGAAGACGCAGGCGAGCGGTTACAGTGCGCCGCCTTCGAACCAACCAAGCGGTTCCGCGACCGGGTGCGGGACCTCCGGGTCGGCGACCGCATCACGGCCTGCGGCGAGGTGTCGGATGGGACCCTGAAACTCGAAAAGTTCGCAGTGCGTGACCTGAACAGGACCGAACTCGTCACGCCCGACTGTCCCGACTGCGGCCGGTCGATGGAGAGCGCCGGAGCAAATCAGGGGTATCGGTGCCGGGACTGCAAGACGAGCGCGCCGGGGAAAGTCGAGCGGACAGTCGAGCGCGAGGTAGAAATCGGGTGGTACGAGGTCCCGCCGGAGGCCCGCAGGCACATCGCCAAACCGCTGATTCGTGGCGGGTTCGACGCGCCGATTCACCCGGAGAAGTAA
- a CDS encoding succinylglutamate desuccinylase/aspartoacylase family protein has translation MKTLGTASSAPGEMDTGRLQVGETRDGGDFGLPVAVINGADDGPTLYVQAVSDGDELNGLGVLQRAIPQIDPHRLSGTILVVGIVNYHAFQVAEHRNPIDDTKMNRTYPGDESGTSSERIAAATFEAASRADLILDLHQGSTSQMLNEVRVRCGQRHRLHDECMELAKVFGCGHILDQKGPDGQLARAGPDEGIPTIDPELGGCVGWDEESIQYGVSGLFNVLRYYGFLDGEVTLDAQVRATGFDRYGSPSGGLVRFRKDLGDVVEAGDVIFEVTDPFGKLKAEVTADDHGVFWRSRRLPQVATGEYVCSVGTNVDEF, from the coding sequence ATGAAGACGCTCGGAACGGCGAGTTCTGCGCCCGGAGAGATGGACACCGGGCGGTTGCAGGTCGGCGAAACGCGCGACGGCGGCGACTTCGGTCTGCCGGTCGCGGTCATCAACGGCGCGGACGACGGCCCGACGCTGTACGTACAGGCGGTCAGCGACGGCGACGAACTGAACGGTCTCGGGGTCCTCCAGCGTGCCATTCCCCAAATCGACCCCCACCGGCTCTCGGGCACGATTCTCGTGGTCGGCATCGTCAACTACCACGCCTTTCAGGTGGCCGAACACCGCAACCCCATCGACGACACCAAGATGAATCGCACCTACCCCGGCGACGAGTCGGGGACCTCAAGCGAGCGCATCGCGGCGGCCACCTTCGAGGCGGCCTCGCGGGCCGACCTGATTTTGGACCTGCATCAAGGCTCGACCAGCCAGATGCTCAACGAGGTCCGGGTCAGGTGCGGCCAGCGCCACCGACTCCACGACGAGTGCATGGAACTCGCCAAGGTGTTCGGATGCGGCCACATCTTGGACCAGAAGGGACCGGACGGCCAACTCGCCCGCGCCGGACCCGACGAGGGCATCCCGACCATCGACCCCGAACTCGGCGGATGCGTCGGGTGGGACGAGGAGAGCATCCAATACGGCGTCTCGGGCCTGTTCAACGTCCTGCGCTACTACGGCTTCCTCGACGGCGAGGTCACGCTCGACGCCCAAGTCCGGGCCACCGGGTTCGACCGCTACGGGTCGCCCTCGGGCGGCCTCGTCCGGTTCCGCAAGGACCTCGGCGACGTGGTGGAGGCCGGCGACGTGATATTCGAGGTCACCGACCCCTTCGGGAAGTTGAAGGCCGAAGTCACGGCCGACGACCACGGCGTCTTCTGGCGCTCGCGGCGACTGCCCCAAGTTGCGACCGGCGAGTACGTCTGCTCGGTCGGAACCAACGTGGACGAGTTCTGA
- a CDS encoding winged helix-turn-helix transcriptional regulator has protein sequence MASTQSRTDAPEEKNPEACPVVEAIEQIGSRWRLVVLHDLHGSEKRFNELERSTGASSRTLSRVLDDLEETGLVNRRVEDKPIATYYSLTEKSRDLCSVFGELESWADEWVEAAAGDD, from the coding sequence ATGGCCTCTACTCAGTCCCGAACCGACGCGCCCGAGGAGAAAAACCCCGAAGCCTGCCCCGTCGTGGAAGCCATCGAGCAAATCGGCTCTCGCTGGCGACTCGTCGTCCTCCACGACCTCCACGGGAGCGAGAAGCGGTTCAACGAACTCGAACGCTCGACCGGCGCGAGTTCCCGGACCCTCTCGCGCGTGCTGGACGACTTGGAGGAGACCGGCCTCGTCAACCGTCGCGTCGAGGACAAGCCAATCGCCACCTACTACAGTCTGACCGAAAAGAGCAGAGACCTCTGCTCGGTGTTCGGCGAACTCGAATCGTGGGCCGACGAGTGGGTCGAGGCCGCGGCGGGCGACGACTGA
- a CDS encoding phosphoribosyltransferase family protein — protein sequence MNRAEKATLQLQAVAVLRMLKETRTYDELAEVTDLPAGDLNRYVNGHVLPSVDRAENIVGGVGRDELATELESRIRVDDEGYVDNSSVVFDQSFLDLVAPVAAESLGFDRPDVVLTAATDGITLGSAMARNFDARVAYAKKSKETAVEEFIESRQRLQSGIELTYYLPSSAIDAGESVLVVDDLIRSGETQELLLDIVDRADAHVGGVFALIAAGDEGLDRAKGRTDAPVGALTTFEE from the coding sequence ATGAACCGCGCAGAGAAGGCGACCCTGCAGTTACAGGCGGTCGCCGTCCTTCGCATGCTGAAGGAGACGCGAACCTACGACGAGTTGGCCGAGGTCACCGACCTCCCGGCGGGCGACCTGAATCGCTACGTCAACGGCCACGTCCTGCCGAGCGTGGACCGTGCCGAGAACATCGTCGGCGGCGTCGGCCGCGACGAACTCGCCACCGAACTCGAATCCCGGATTCGGGTGGACGACGAGGGCTACGTGGACAACTCCAGCGTCGTCTTCGACCAGTCGTTCCTCGACCTCGTGGCACCAGTCGCCGCCGAATCCCTCGGGTTCGACCGCCCCGACGTGGTGCTGACCGCCGCGACCGACGGCATCACCCTCGGGTCCGCGATGGCACGGAACTTCGACGCTCGGGTCGCCTACGCCAAGAAATCCAAGGAGACCGCAGTCGAGGAGTTCATCGAATCTCGCCAGCGCCTCCAGTCGGGCATCGAACTCACCTACTACCTGCCCTCGTCGGCCATCGACGCCGGGGAATCGGTGCTGGTCGTGGACGACCTGATTCGCTCGGGCGAGACCCAAGAACTCCTGTTGGACATCGTGGACCGCGCCGACGCCCACGTCGGCGGCGTCTTCGCCCTCATCGCGGCCGGCGACGAGGGACTGGACCGCGCGAAGGGTCGGACCGACGCGCCGGTCGGCGCGCTGACGACGTTCGAGGAGTAA
- a CDS encoding transcriptional regulator: MSRSALVGNVTAMLEDAGFAVSDRCAIRPKSFDVAARRGRDLLLLKVLANVDAFDDATGLEMRRLGEYLSATPIVVGLRTRDEELEPGVVYFRHGVPVLSPDTAMELFVEGMAPLVYAAPGGLYVNIDGDVLRDEREDRDWSLGRLANELGVSRRTVSKYEDGMNASVDVALELQDLFEGDLTSPVDVLDGADEVREGEPTPEDPEPEDDDDERIVTVLTRAGFEVHPTVRAPFKTVSEDSGSEQNVLTGHSAFTKAAEKRARIMSSIGQVARTRSVYFVDEAKRESVDGTGIVEREELEDIDDPDELRDLIRERGEKPA, translated from the coding sequence ATGTCCCGGTCTGCACTGGTCGGGAACGTGACCGCAATGCTTGAGGATGCGGGATTCGCCGTTAGCGACCGGTGCGCAATTCGACCCAAGAGCTTCGACGTGGCCGCCCGGCGCGGACGCGACCTGCTCTTGCTGAAGGTTTTGGCGAACGTAGACGCATTCGACGACGCGACGGGTCTGGAGATGCGCCGACTCGGCGAGTACCTCAGCGCGACGCCCATCGTCGTCGGCCTCCGGACCCGCGACGAGGAGCTGGAGCCGGGGGTCGTCTACTTCCGGCACGGTGTCCCCGTCCTGAGTCCCGATACCGCGATGGAACTGTTCGTGGAAGGCATGGCCCCGCTGGTCTACGCCGCGCCCGGCGGCCTCTACGTCAACATCGACGGCGACGTTCTGCGCGACGAGCGCGAGGACCGCGACTGGAGTCTCGGCAGACTCGCCAACGAGTTGGGCGTCTCGCGGCGCACCGTCTCGAAGTACGAGGACGGCATGAACGCCAGCGTCGATGTCGCGCTCGAACTCCAAGACCTGTTCGAGGGCGACCTCACTAGCCCCGTGGATGTCCTCGACGGTGCCGACGAGGTTCGAGAGGGCGAACCCACGCCCGAGGACCCCGAACCCGAGGACGACGACGACGAGCGCATCGTCACCGTCCTCACCCGTGCCGGTTTCGAGGTCCACCCGACGGTTCGGGCACCGTTCAAGACGGTCAGCGAGGACAGCGGGAGCGAGCAGAACGTCCTGACGGGCCACTCGGCGTTCACCAAGGCCGCCGAGAAGCGCGCTCGGATTATGTCCTCTATCGGGCAGGTCGCCCGGACGCGCTCGGTCTACTTCGTTGACGAGGCCAAGCGCGAGAGCGTCGATGGGACGGGTATCGTGGAACGCGAGGAGCTAGAGGACATCGACGACCCCGACGAACTGCGGGACCTGATTCGAGAGCGCGGCGAGAAACCGGCCTGA
- a CDS encoding CDP-2,3-bis-(O-geranylgeranyl)-sn-glycerol synthase — MGVFETVVIALWAMLPAYVPNNAAVLAGGGQPIDGGRTWNGDRLLGDGKTWRGTAMGILAGAALALVLNAVRGSVSNLAGVALPAFPLAVVFALPAGAMLGDIAASFLKRRTGRQRGAAFPGVDQLDFVVFALLLAFLAAPDWFVDVFTLPVLVVVVVVTPLLHLSTNGIAFALGLKDEPY; from the coding sequence ATGGGTGTCTTCGAGACTGTCGTAATCGCGCTGTGGGCGATGTTGCCCGCCTACGTCCCGAACAACGCCGCGGTGCTGGCCGGCGGTGGACAGCCTATCGACGGCGGCCGGACGTGGAACGGCGACCGCCTTCTGGGCGACGGCAAGACGTGGCGCGGGACCGCGATGGGGATTCTGGCCGGCGCGGCGCTCGCGCTGGTCCTCAACGCCGTTCGGGGAAGCGTGTCGAACCTCGCGGGCGTCGCCCTGCCGGCGTTTCCGCTGGCGGTCGTGTTCGCGCTCCCCGCCGGAGCGATGCTCGGCGACATCGCGGCGTCGTTCCTCAAGCGCCGGACCGGCCGCCAGCGCGGCGCGGCCTTCCCCGGCGTGGACCAGTTGGACTTCGTGGTGTTCGCCCTCCTGCTTGCGTTCCTCGCCGCTCCCGACTGGTTCGTGGACGTGTTCACCCTCCCGGTGCTGGTCGTCGTGGTCGTCGTCACGCCGCTCTTGCACCTCTCGACCAACGGCATCGCCTTCGCGCTCGGGTTGAAGGACGAACCCTACTGA
- a CDS encoding proline dehydrogenase family protein has protein sequence MIPPIASKFVAGESPAEALEHTRNLNDRNVKAILNLLGEHYHERAPADEDAEAYIRLLEDIETSDADACISVKPSQVGLDVGEEVFRENVERIADAAAERDVFVWIDMEDHDTTDATLDIFEKLTQKHEGGVGICVQANLKRTEDDLKRLADLPGKVRLVKGAYDPPAEIALKEKSAVNAAYKEYLQFMFEEFEGGIAVGSHDPEMIAYAEELHDEYGTDFEVQMLMGVREDAQTDLADEYEVWQYVPYGDKWLSYFYRRVMERKENLLFAVRAVLGR, from the coding sequence ATGATACCGCCCATCGCCAGCAAGTTCGTCGCCGGAGAGTCACCGGCTGAGGCCCTCGAACACACCCGGAACCTCAACGACCGGAACGTGAAGGCCATCCTGAACCTCCTCGGCGAACACTACCACGAGCGCGCTCCCGCCGACGAGGACGCCGAGGCCTACATCCGCCTGCTGGAGGACATCGAGACCAGCGACGCCGACGCCTGCATCTCGGTCAAGCCCTCGCAGGTCGGTCTCGACGTGGGCGAGGAGGTCTTCCGCGAGAACGTCGAGCGAATCGCGGACGCCGCCGCCGAGCGCGACGTGTTCGTCTGGATAGACATGGAGGACCACGACACCACCGACGCGACCCTCGACATCTTCGAAAAACTCACCCAAAAGCACGAGGGCGGCGTCGGCATCTGCGTGCAGGCCAACCTCAAGCGCACCGAGGACGACCTGAAGCGCCTCGCGGACCTCCCCGGCAAGGTCCGACTCGTCAAGGGTGCCTACGACCCGCCGGCCGAAATCGCGCTCAAGGAGAAGTCGGCGGTCAACGCCGCGTACAAGGAGTACCTCCAGTTCATGTTCGAGGAGTTCGAGGGCGGTATCGCGGTCGGGAGTCACGACCCCGAGATGATAGCCTACGCCGAGGAACTTCACGACGAGTACGGGACCGACTTCGAGGTTCAGATGCTGATGGGGGTCCGCGAGGACGCCCAGACCGACCTCGCCGACGAGTACGAGGTCTGGCAGTACGTCCCCTACGGTGACAAGTGGCTCTCGTACTTCTACCGGCGCGTGATGGAGCGCAAGGAGAACCTGCTGTTCGCGGTCCGGGCGGTCCTCGGGCGCTGA
- the pyrE gene encoding orotate phosphoribosyltransferase, with amino-acid sequence MATDDLIAALRDANAVKYGEFELSHGGTSDYYVDKYLFETNPDCLERIAEAFAEKVGDTKLAGVALGGVPLVAVTSVETGNPYVIARKQQKDYGTANLVEGRLEEGEEVVVLEDIATTGQSAADAVEALREAGATVNRVLVVVDREEGAAENLADYDVELDSLLTATELLDAE; translated from the coding sequence ATGGCGACCGACGACCTCATCGCGGCGCTCCGGGACGCAAACGCGGTCAAGTACGGCGAGTTCGAACTCTCTCACGGCGGCACCAGCGACTACTACGTGGACAAGTACCTGTTCGAGACGAACCCCGACTGCCTCGAACGCATCGCCGAGGCCTTCGCCGAGAAGGTCGGCGACACCAAACTCGCGGGCGTCGCCCTCGGCGGCGTCCCACTCGTCGCGGTCACGAGCGTCGAGACGGGCAACCCCTACGTCATCGCCCGGAAACAGCAGAAAGACTACGGCACGGCCAACCTCGTGGAGGGCCGACTGGAGGAGGGCGAGGAGGTCGTCGTCCTCGAAGACATCGCCACGACCGGCCAGAGCGCCGCCGACGCGGTGGAGGCCCTTCGGGAAGCGGGCGCGACCGTGAACCGGGTCCTCGTCGTGGTGGACCGCGAGGAGGGTGCGGCCGAGAATCTGGCCGACTACGACGTGGAACTCGACTCCCTGCTTACCGCGACCGAACTCCTCGATGCCGAGTAG
- a CDS encoding arylsulfotransferase family protein, with the protein MNLPSRPLPRRWLARAVTALVVLGLVAPASISGATYFATAEDPTNLRASVDDPANGTTIISIQGFHFQGMANANKPARLVAVGPRGNVKWVHNGSGFDARWFYDVDPLENRNLLVTATTPNATLVYELNPETQERVWTERLPIHDTHDVDRINGDQLLVANMREPNHEDRIFVYNMTTDETVWEWEFRDHGYPEEGGGRAKDWTHVNDIDKIGAGEYLVSPRNFDQVIVVNRSTGNVTMQLGSDDDHSVLYEQHNPTYLESENGTPTVLVADSENDRLVEYAKTGTGTENGWTRTWTIGTQGLNWPRDADRLPNGNTMVVDTMHHRVFEVTPEGEVVWEFHAPWAPYDVERITYGDEPDGPTMQDLGKTGSYNLSGSGLQVQGRDTKTVSFWVAETFEGTPISAQADHLARLWAHVTPWIRPIWMTSWEFLGAVLAGGVVAAWGLGEVIYQRHRIRATVSELVRRVRRPVE; encoded by the coding sequence ATGAATCTCCCCAGTCGCCCGCTTCCCCGCCGGTGGTTGGCCCGCGCTGTGACCGCGTTGGTCGTCCTCGGACTGGTCGCGCCCGCCAGCATCTCCGGAGCGACGTACTTCGCCACCGCCGAGGACCCCACCAACCTCCGGGCCTCGGTGGACGACCCCGCGAACGGCACGACGATAATCTCGATTCAGGGCTTTCACTTTCAGGGGATGGCCAACGCCAACAAGCCCGCGAGACTGGTCGCGGTCGGTCCTCGGGGGAACGTGAAGTGGGTCCACAACGGGTCAGGGTTCGACGCCCGGTGGTTCTACGACGTGGACCCACTGGAGAACCGGAACCTGCTCGTAACCGCGACGACGCCCAACGCCACGCTTGTCTACGAGTTGAACCCCGAGACGCAGGAACGGGTCTGGACCGAGCGCCTGCCCATCCACGACACTCACGACGTGGACCGCATCAACGGCGACCAACTGCTGGTGGCCAACATGCGCGAACCGAACCACGAGGACCGCATCTTCGTCTACAACATGACCACCGACGAGACGGTCTGGGAGTGGGAGTTTCGTGACCACGGCTACCCCGAGGAGGGCGGCGGGAGGGCCAAGGACTGGACCCACGTCAACGACATCGACAAAATCGGCGCGGGCGAGTATCTGGTCTCTCCTCGGAACTTCGACCAAGTAATCGTGGTCAATCGCTCGACCGGAAACGTCACGATGCAGTTGGGGAGCGACGACGACCACTCGGTGCTGTACGAACAGCACAATCCGACCTACCTCGAAAGCGAGAACGGGACGCCGACGGTGCTGGTCGCCGACAGCGAGAACGACCGCCTCGTGGAGTACGCCAAGACGGGGACCGGCACCGAAAACGGGTGGACCCGGACGTGGACCATCGGCACGCAGGGCCTCAACTGGCCGCGAGACGCCGACAGACTCCCGAACGGTAACACGATGGTCGTGGACACGATGCACCACCGCGTCTTCGAGGTCACACCTGAGGGAGAGGTCGTCTGGGAGTTCCACGCGCCGTGGGCACCCTACGACGTGGAGCGCATCACCTACGGCGACGAACCCGACGGGCCGACCATGCAGGACCTCGGCAAAACAGGAAGCTACAACCTCAGCGGGAGCGGTCTGCAGGTGCAGGGCAGAGACACCAAGACGGTCTCGTTCTGGGTGGCCGAGACCTTCGAGGGAACGCCGATTTCCGCGCAGGCCGACCACCTCGCCCGCCTCTGGGCGCACGTCACGCCGTGGATTCGCCCCATCTGGATGACGAGTTGGGAGTTCCTCGGCGCGGTTCTGGCGGGCGGCGTGGTAGCGGCGTGGGGTCTCGGCGAGGTAATCTACCAGCGTCACCGGATTCGAGCGACCGTCTCGGAACTCGTGCGACGGGTACGGCGACCGGTGGAATGA
- a CDS encoding pyridoxal-phosphate dependent enzyme, translated as MSADAPPSDLTCPDCDRTYDAGPDEPWRCDCGHPLEFADRPIPDHPAPEFAALDTRAGLWAFEDFLPISPEVTLGEGFTPLQEPDPDTLDADWTGTVEFKLEYVFPSGSFKDRGATATLSRADELGVEKVVEDSSGNAGAAIAQYAARAGIDADIYVPADAKASKLAAIERVGANPIRVEGTRQDVTDACIEAVESDDEAGWYASHAWNPAFFAGTSTFAFEVAAQRDWEVPDAVVTPLGHGTLFLGAYRGFRALKEAGWTDEMPRLLGAQAAGYAPIADELHGNEAAAGDNSVADGIQILDPARKDQILDAIEETGGDAIALDSEPVEEALDRLHRGGFYTEPTCAVAPAALAEFRERGVLDDEDDVVVPLTGSGLKS; from the coding sequence ATGTCTGCGGACGCTCCTCCCTCCGACCTGACCTGCCCGGATTGCGACCGGACCTACGACGCCGGACCGGACGAACCGTGGCGATGCGACTGCGGCCATCCGCTCGAATTCGCCGACCGACCGATTCCCGACCACCCCGCGCCGGAGTTCGCGGCACTCGACACTCGCGCTGGCCTGTGGGCCTTCGAGGACTTCCTCCCTATCTCCCCCGAGGTCACGCTCGGCGAGGGGTTCACGCCCCTGCAAGAACCTGACCCCGATACCCTTGACGCCGACTGGACCGGAACCGTCGAGTTCAAACTCGAATACGTCTTCCCCTCGGGGAGTTTCAAGGACCGCGGCGCGACGGCGACCCTCTCCCGCGCAGACGAGTTGGGCGTCGAGAAGGTTGTCGAGGACTCGTCGGGCAACGCTGGCGCGGCCATCGCCCAGTACGCCGCTCGCGCCGGAATCGACGCCGACATCTACGTCCCGGCAGACGCCAAAGCGTCCAAACTCGCGGCAATCGAGCGCGTCGGCGCGAATCCGATTCGCGTCGAGGGCACTCGGCAGGACGTGACCGACGCCTGCATCGAGGCCGTCGAGTCCGACGACGAGGCCGGGTGGTACGCCAGTCACGCGTGGAACCCCGCGTTCTTCGCTGGCACTTCGACCTTCGCCTTCGAAGTCGCGGCCCAGCGCGACTGGGAAGTCCCCGACGCCGTGGTGACGCCGCTCGGTCACGGTACGCTTTTCCTCGGGGCCTACCGCGGATTCCGCGCGCTGAAGGAGGCCGGGTGGACCGACGAGATGCCGAGGCTCCTCGGGGCGCAGGCCGCCGGGTACGCGCCTATCGCCGACGAACTGCACGGCAACGAGGCCGCCGCGGGCGACAATTCGGTCGCAGACGGCATCCAGATTCTCGACCCCGCTCGGAAGGACCAGATTCTCGACGCCATCGAGGAGACCGGCGGCGACGCTATCGCGCTCGATTCGGAACCGGTCGAGGAGGCCCTCGACCGCCTCCACCGCGGCGGATTCTATACGGAACCGACCTGCGCCGTCGCCCCTGCCGCGCTCGCGGAGTTCCGCGAGCGCGGGGTGCTGGACGACGAGGACGACGTGGTGGTTCCGCTGACCGGAAGCGGACTGAAGTCCTGA
- a CDS encoding NCS2 family permease encodes MGIEDTSDSRSESGSAGALSSYFGFDEHGTDLRTEIVAGLTTFLTMSYIVVVNPQILAQAINLQGYTTSQTQSMLAVVTLISAAVATLVMAFYANRPFAQAPGLGLNAFFAFTVVLGMGVAWQTALAAVVVEGVIFIALTAVGAREYVIRIFPEPVKLAVGTGIGLFLAIIGLEAMGIITGDAGTIVALAQIGQSPVAIVSIVGLFVTFALYARGIPGSIIVGILFTSGLGYGAEWFGLVPAGTLTPSSTQATYNIAPLAGAFVTGLGNVEAISFALIVFTFFFVDFFDTAGTLTGVSQIAGFLDENGDLPDIDKPLMADAIGTTVGGMLGTSTVTTYIESASGVEEGGRTGMTALTVAFLFVAALAFIPLAAAIPMYASHIALVVIGVVMFQNVVDIDWSDITNVVPAGMTILLMPFAFSIAYGIAAGIVSYPIVKLAAGEVEDTRPGHWALAAAFVVYFFVRTSGMLQGSV; translated from the coding sequence ATGGGGATCGAAGACACGAGCGACTCCCGTTCCGAGTCCGGTTCGGCCGGCGCGCTCTCGTCGTATTTCGGCTTCGACGAACACGGCACGGACCTCCGGACCGAAATAGTGGCGGGCCTGACCACCTTCCTGACGATGAGTTACATCGTGGTGGTCAACCCCCAGATTCTCGCACAGGCTATCAACCTACAGGGCTACACCACGAGCCAAACCCAGTCGATGCTCGCCGTCGTGACGCTCATCTCGGCGGCGGTAGCAACGCTGGTGATGGCGTTCTACGCCAACAGACCCTTCGCGCAAGCGCCGGGTCTCGGCCTGAACGCCTTCTTCGCGTTCACCGTCGTCCTCGGGATGGGCGTCGCGTGGCAGACCGCGCTGGCGGCCGTCGTGGTCGAAGGCGTCATCTTCATCGCGCTCACCGCAGTCGGAGCGCGTGAGTACGTCATCCGAATCTTCCCCGAACCGGTGAAACTCGCGGTCGGAACCGGTATCGGTCTCTTTCTGGCAATCATCGGTCTCGAAGCGATGGGCATCATCACGGGCGACGCCGGAACTATCGTGGCGCTGGCCCAAATCGGCCAGAGTCCGGTCGCAATCGTCTCCATCGTCGGTCTGTTCGTCACCTTCGCGCTCTACGCTCGGGGGATTCCGGGGTCCATCATTGTGGGTATCCTGTTCACCTCCGGGCTTGGCTACGGCGCAGAGTGGTTCGGCCTCGTCCCCGCCGGGACGCTGACCCCGAGTTCGACGCAGGCGACGTACAACATCGCTCCTCTCGCGGGAGCCTTCGTCACCGGCCTCGGAAACGTCGAGGCCATCTCGTTCGCCCTCATCGTGTTCACCTTCTTCTTCGTGGACTTCTTCGACACCGCGGGCACCCTGACGGGCGTCTCGCAAATCGCGGGCTTCCTTGACGAGAACGGCGACCTGCCCGACATCGACAAGCCACTGATGGCCGACGCCATCGGAACGACCGTCGGCGGGATGCTCGGAACCTCGACGGTCACGACCTACATCGAGTCGGCCTCGGGCGTCGAGGAGGGCGGCCGAACCGGCATGACCGCGCTAACCGTCGCCTTCCTGTTCGTGGCGGCGCTGGCGTTCATCCCCCTCGCCGCGGCGATTCCGATGTACGCCTCCCACATCGCGCTGGTCGTCATCGGCGTCGTGATGTTCCAGAACGTCGTGGACATCGACTGGAGCGACATCACCAACGTCGTCCCCGCCGGGATGACTATCCTACTGATGCCCTTCGCGTTCTCCATCGCCTACGGCATCGCGGCGGGCATCGTCTCGTACCCCATCGTCAAACTCGCCGCGGGCGAAGTCGAGGACACCCGGCCCGGCCACTGGGCGCTGGCGGCCGCGTTCGTGGTCTACTTCTTCGTCCGGACCAGCGGGATGTTGCAGGGAAGCGTCTAA
- a CDS encoding glutathione S-transferase N-terminal domain-containing protein: protein MANLELYDLPGCPFCAKVRDKLDELGLDYERHEVPSSHSQRTEVEEVSGQTGVPVLVDTDNGVEGMPESDDIVEYLEETYGDGAA from the coding sequence ATGGCGAACCTTGAATTGTACGACCTGCCGGGGTGTCCGTTCTGCGCGAAAGTCAGAGACAAACTCGACGAGTTGGGTCTCGACTACGAACGTCACGAGGTGCCCTCCTCGCACTCCCAGCGCACCGAAGTCGAGGAGGTCAGCGGTCAGACCGGCGTGCCCGTGCTGGTAGATACGGACAACGGCGTCGAAGGGATGCCCGAGAGCGACGACATCGTGGAGTATCTCGAAGAAACCTACGGCGACGGCGCGGCGTAA